Below is a genomic region from bacterium.
GGACAACAGCGGCATTCGCATGACCCCGTCCGATTTGATCGGCATCATGAAAACGTATTTTCAGGTGAAACCTTGAACACCCTGCCGTCCCCTGGTCCCTCCCTCTGAAATCTCAAATCTCACGCTTCACGTCTCATCTCTCTGAAATCTCAAGTCTACAGTCTGCGGTCTATGGTCTGTGGTCTCACCTTTCCGCTCACCCCCCAAGTCACCCCCCAAGTCACCCCCCAAGTCAGACGGCTGATTGCGGTGATCCGTCCCATCTGTCCGCTACGTCCGATTCCCCATCAAACACTTCCCTCTCACTGCATAAACCGATGTGTCACCCCAATACCCGGTAAAAGCATCTGTCCACTGCTGAGCGTGATGAGGGTGGGGGCCTCTTCCTCCCGGTCACTCGCACTCATTTCAACCCGCTCCACCGGAACATCTCTCTTCTGCTCCCGATTCCGCAGGAACCGCCCCAAGGTCAGTACCATGCTGTCTATAAAAATTGGTGCGCCCATATTCATTCCTCCATCACTCAAATCTATTACTTTCCCGCAACCCTATCACAGGGGGTCGGACATATAGTGTCCTGGGGTCGAATTATCTTCTCCCTCTTCCCGCCAATACATTTCTCATGTCTGGCCAGCAACCCTGTCAGTCTCTCGGCATCCAGACTTTTCACCCAGTTCACACGTGTCGCCACCGATTCCTCCTGCCGCACCCTGTGGAACGGGCAACTTGTGGCATTACGGTTGAGCGGGCAGTCCAGTATCAGACTCACGCATCTCAACTTCATCTCCATCACTTCATTGGCATCACGTTCAGCATTTGTCATACGCGCCGTTCCTTTCATACTCTTTATCTTTGGACAGTATGCCGTCTGATGGTGTACAGATGATGTCCGTCAGATTAAATTTATGACGGACAGTTTTTGACCGTCTAACCATGTAACTATGGAGGGATGAGCATCGTGAAAAGAAACAAGTCCCAGTTTTCCCGCCTTCTCGAACTCGACAAGCGCATCCGTCAGGGCCTTTACCCCAACTGCCTCAACTTCTCCGCCGACTGGGAAGTCTCCCAGAAGACCGTCCAGCGTGACATTGACTTCCTGCGCGATAGCCTGAACGCCCCGATCGACTACGACCGCGAGAAAAAGGGCTTCTACTACACCACCACACAATGGTTCATGCCATCTATCAGTGTCAGTGAGGGTGACCTGGTGGCCATACTGGTGGCCGAGAAGGCCCTTGAACAATACCGGGGGACCCCGATTGCCGCCGAACTGGAGCGGGTCTTCAGCAAGATAACCGACCTACTGCCCGATAAGATCACAGTCCGGCCGGAACTCATCTTCAACAAGTTCAGCTTTACCACCCCGCCGACGCGTGCCATTGATATGGAGACCTGGTCGACAGTCGTCCGTGGGCTGGTGAACCAAAAATGGCTGTCTCTGGTCTATCGGAGCCCTGATAAAGGGATTACGCCCGGGCGGATGATCGCGCCACTGCATATGGCCAACCTGCAGGGGGAATGGTACCTGTTCGGCAAAATCGAAGGTGAGGACCGCGTCCGCCAGTTCTCCATCGGTCGTATCCAGTCAGTCAAACTGACCGACCGTTCATTCGATACACCTGCCGATTTCGATCCCAAGACGCTGCTCGCCAACACGTTTGGCCGTTTTGTCCTGAATGACCACAACCACAGCGTCCGGCTCCTCTTTAACAAAGAGGTGGCAACCTGGGTCCTGGAAAAGCAATGGGGCCCCAAGCAGGTTATCCGCAAGAGGAAGAACGGCGACATAGAGCTCTCCTTCTCCGCCGCCGGTGTCTACGAGGTTTTCCGCTGGGTAATGGCCTGGGGCCGCTGGGTCAAAGTTCAGGCCCCCGGCGAACTCAAGAAAATGGTCGATGATGAGATTACGGCCATGTGCAAGGTCCGGCGGAAGAAGAGGAAAGGATGACTGGGATGAAAAAGCAGGAAAACCAAAACGATATCGTCATCTATAAGGCCAAAGATGGCAGGACGTCGCTGGAAGTCAATTTGGCGCAAGATACCGTATGGCTGAATCAGACTCAGATAATGGCTCTCTTTCAACGTGATCAATCGGTCATTTCCAGGCATATTCGTAACCTGTTCTCTGAAGGCGAGTTAGAACAGGAAAGCAATATGCAAAAAATGCATATTGCTGATTCAGCCAAACCTGTGATTCTGTACAGTCTTGATGTGATTATCTCTGTTGGATATCGGGTGAAATCGAAACAAGGTACCCAGTTCCGCATCTGGGCGACCCAGGTGCTCAAAGAACACCTTCTCCGGGGCTACACGGTTAACGAGAAGCGCCTGCTGGCGCAGAATGCCCGGCTTCAGGAATTGCAGAAGACCGTGGAACTCATGGGACGCCTGCTCGAAAACCATGAGCTCCAGAAGGATCAGGCGACCGGTCTGTTGAAAGTGATCACTGATTATGCCCTTGCATTGAGGCTTCTGGATCAATACGACCATCAGCGGTTAACGTTTCAGGGAACGACGACTACCCCGGCATATATTCTGACCTATGAAATGGCTATGGACGGTATTGCCAAGCTTGGCCGGCAGGATGGAGCCAGGGGCAGTTTGTTCGGTCGGGAAAAGGATGCGTCATTCAGAAGTTCAATGGCCACCATCTATCAGACCTTTGGCGGAAAAGATGTTTATCCTAGCCTGGAGGAAAAGGCCGCGCACCTGTTGTACTTTGTAGTCAAGAATCATTCATTCGTGGACGGGAACAAACGCATTGGTGCCTTCATGTTCCTGTGGTTTATGGAGGCCAATGCCATTCTTTACGGGACAGAGGGTCGTAAGCGGATCGGGGATAACGCACTGGTGGCATTGACACTTCTGATTGCGGAAAGTCGGGCCTCCGATAAGGATACCGTTGTCAAGGTCATCGTCAACCTGATCAACCGCGAGAACCTCTGATTCGCCCCAAGATATCAGTTCAATCATGTACATCCTGTCTATCTCCGCCTCAGGCGGATGCGCCTGTGGAGCACATGTTGAACCTTTCCTGATCGCAGCCAAACCGCCGCAAAATCCCTGAAATTATTATGAACACTCAAGACCGATACCGCGGTACCGTGATTGGCCTCGCCGTTTGCGATGCCTTGGGCACCACCCTGGAATTCAAGCCGCCTGGCAGTTTTAAGCCAATAACCGATGTTGTCGGAGGCGGCCCATTTGGCCTCAAACCTGGCCAATGGACCGATGATACCTCCATGGCCCTTTGCCTGGCCGAAAGCCTCGTGGAAAAACGAGGCTTCGACCCGGTCGATCAATTGGAGCGGTATGTGCGCTGGTACCGACAAGGCCACTTCGGTTGCACTGGCAGGTGCTTCGACATCGGAGGCACCACCAGGTCCGCCCTGGAGACCTTTATAGCCACTCACGCCCCCTATTGCGGGTCCACCAATCCACATGCCGCCGGCAACGGTAGCATCATGCGGTTGGCGCCAGTGCCCATGTTCTTTGCCAGCAGCGCGGTCGAGGCCATCGAGCGTTCCGGAGACAGTTCCCGCACAACTCACGGTGCCAGTACCTGTGTGGATGCATGCCGGTATATGGGCGGACTCATTGCAGGGGCACTCAACGGGGTAGGGAAGAACGATCTTTTGTCCGATCACTGGGCGCCAATACCTGGATACTGGCACGCACACCCGCTATGTCCGGAAATAGCCGAGATCGCCGCCGGCTTATTCAAACTCCGTAATCCGCCAGAGATCAGAGGCACAGGGCACGTTGTCCGATCCCTGGAAGCCGCGCTCTGGGCATTCCACAAAGGCAACGACTTCCAGGAGGGTGCCTTACTGGCCGTCAACCTCGGCGACGATGCCGACACGACCGGCGCAGTATATGGCCAGATCGCCGGCGCCTTTTATGGCTACGATGCCATCCCCAAGTCATGGCGGGACATCGTGGCCATGAAAGATGTGATTTTGGCGTTCGCAGATAAATTACATACACTGTCCTCCAGTGGATCTGTACAAGGAGAATAAACGATGAAAATACTCGGAATCTGTGGTAGTCCCAGGGGCACCAAAAGCCAAACCCGTGCCTTACTCGAAACACTACTGGCCGAAGCCGCAACCAAAGGGGCCCAGGTCGAATTCGTCGATCTGGGCAAGGCTCGGATCGGCTTCTGCCAGGCTTGTGAAGCCTGTCATAAGGGGCCTGACTGTGTTCTGAACGATGACTGCCGGGCTATCCTGCGCCAGATGCTGGAGGCGGATGGGATCGTGCTGGCATCTCCGGTCTACCTCGACCACGTTACCGCCCAAATGAAGGCGCTTCTTGACCGTACCAGCCACTTTGTCCACTGCCTGCGGCTGACCGGTAAATATATGGCCGCGCTGACAACCAGCGGCGGAGGAGGCGGTGAGGCGACGATGGCGTTCATGAAACGATATGCCGTGACGGTAGGCGCGCAGTTTGTTGGGGGCGTTGATGCCCGAGTGCCGTTGAGCGAATCCGATGTCGTTGCCGCCGGAAGGCTGGGCAATGAGCTGGTCGCCGCGATTTCGAATAAACAGTCATGGCCGGATCAGGCTCAGGCCATTCAGTCCCAGCAGATCCGTTTCCGCAACCTCATTGCCTTCCACAAAGATCACTGGCCCTACGAGTACAAGTACTGGCAGGATAAGGGTTGGATGTGATGTTATGAGGTATGGGAAAAGAGGTAATACCTTTATATGAAGGTAATAAAGAGGGTAATGTCTGGCTTTGTATTGGCTAATAGGTATGGGTAATAGCTCATTTATGTTGACTTATTCGCTATTCGCGAATAGCGTATCTGCATGATTATCAAGCCACAAGACATCCTTGTTGTACTCAAGTTGCTGGCGACAGAATGGCCGGGGAGTTTTGCCTTGATGGGAAAGCAGTTAGGGATTAGTGCCTCTGAAGCCCATGCCGCCTTTCATCGGGCCCGCAGCGCTGGGCTTATCCATCCAGCAACCTATCAACCCAACAGATTCGCTGTGGCGGAGTTTATGATTCATGGGTTGAAGTATGTGCTGCCCGTTCGACCAGGGGGGCGAACCAGGGGGATCCGTACAGGTTTTGCTGCAGCCCCACTCTCCAGTCATTTCCGGGTCTCAGATGATGATCCAGATATTCCCGTTTGGCCGGACCCGGAAGGCGAGTCAGCTGGTTTGGAAATTCGCCCCATCTGCCGATCGGTCGCTGTTGCGATCCGGCAGGATCCGGCGCTTTATGAGTGGCTTGTCCTTGCCGATGCCCTGCGGGGGGCAGGACGTGCCCGAGAGCGGGAATTGGCCGAGAAAATTATACGCGAACGATTGGAGTACTATGCGCCCCGTTGATATTCAGAGGGCGTGAACATTCTGGCCTTGCTTCAGTTGTCAGCTTTTCGAGATGCACTGCCAGGCCATCTCCCCTCAGATGATGCCAGTCAAGCGCGCCTCCCCCTTCTTGTCCAGCGCTTGGAGCAGATAGCATCGCTTGCTTCACCAAAATCACACTAAGATCACGAGCATTATATTTCCCCCAATTCTCCGCCACAGGCGGATGCGCCCGTGGCGCACCAGGAAGAACCGTTTCTGAATTTTTCTGCGGTGTATCTCCTCCCCCTCACCGTATTCCTTCAAGAAACCGTGGCGTTTATTTTCTCCACATGTACTCGTGTGGAAAAATTAACGCCACATTTGCATTTTCTTTCCCGGCCTTCGTAGCCTTGGCGAAGTAGGCTCGGTGTCTCGGAGTCTCGAGCGAAGCGGGTGGTAAACATCTTCCCTTCGCGATCTTTGCGAGCTTCCATGGCCGCCGGCATGTCGGACGGAGTATCGTAGGCTGCTGTTCAAAAATCCTACTCCGGATTTCTTCGCTTCCCTCAATCAGCCTGCCCTCCGTAGTCCCGCCTGCGGGACGAAGGAGGGTGGTGAAGTCCCTCTTCTCTTCCCGGAATCACACGGACGCTATTTGTCCGTGCCCTTATGCGAATATACCCCCATGAAAACACAAAAAGCGTCTCAAAAAGATTACGTTCACATGGTGGTTATCTTGGACCGTACCGGCTCCATGGATTCGATCCGTGACGACACCATCGGTGGATTCAACACATTCCTGAAGAAGCAGCAGGCGGAGCCTGGCAAGGCAACGCTCTCCCTGATCCAATTCGACTCCCAGGATCCCTACGAGGTCATTCACAAGTTCATGCCTCTGGCGGATGTCCCGGAATTGACGCGGGAAACATTTGTGCCTCGCGCCAGCACGCCGCTGGATGCCATGGGGCGGGGGATCAACGACCTGGAGGCTAGTCTGGCGGCCATGCCGGCCAAGGCGCGGCCCGCTCGTGTGGTCATGGTTATCATCACCGACGGACAGGAGAATTCCAGTCGTGAATTCACCAAGGGTCAGGTGGAGAAGATGGTCAAGGTGAAACAGGATAAATCCGACTGGCAGTTTGTCTTCCTGAGCGCCGATCTGGCCGCCATCAATGATGCCGTCAAGACTGGTATCAAGATGTGCGCCTCGATGGCCTTCGATAAGGATGCCCACGGAACCTCGGCGGCCTTTTTCAGCGCCTCGGAACGGATTTCAGATTACCGTGCCAATCGTGTTCCGGCCGTTTCCTTCAACGAAGAGGACCGCGCCCAGCAGAAAAACGAAAAGAAACGGTGAGGGAAGGGGATAGCGATGCACACGCTTGGTAACATGACAAAATCGTTGAACCGCTCGGCGTTCTATCTC
It encodes:
- a CDS encoding WYL domain-containing protein; the encoded protein is MKRNKSQFSRLLELDKRIRQGLYPNCLNFSADWEVSQKTVQRDIDFLRDSLNAPIDYDREKKGFYYTTTQWFMPSISVSEGDLVAILVAEKALEQYRGTPIAAELERVFSKITDLLPDKITVRPELIFNKFSFTTPPTRAIDMETWSTVVRGLVNQKWLSLVYRSPDKGITPGRMIAPLHMANLQGEWYLFGKIEGEDRVRQFSIGRIQSVKLTDRSFDTPADFDPKTLLANTFGRFVLNDHNHSVRLLFNKEVATWVLEKQWGPKQVIRKRKNGDIELSFSAAGVYEVFRWVMAWGRWVKVQAPGELKKMVDDEITAMCKVRRKKRKG
- a CDS encoding virulence protein RhuM/Fic/DOC family protein → MKKQENQNDIVIYKAKDGRTSLEVNLAQDTVWLNQTQIMALFQRDQSVISRHIRNLFSEGELEQESNMQKMHIADSAKPVILYSLDVIISVGYRVKSKQGTQFRIWATQVLKEHLLRGYTVNEKRLLAQNARLQELQKTVELMGRLLENHELQKDQATGLLKVITDYALALRLLDQYDHQRLTFQGTTTTPAYILTYEMAMDGIAKLGRQDGARGSLFGREKDASFRSSMATIYQTFGGKDVYPSLEEKAAHLLYFVVKNHSFVDGNKRIGAFMFLWFMEANAILYGTEGRKRIGDNALVALTLLIAESRASDKDTVVKVIVNLINRENL
- a CDS encoding ADP-ribosylglycohydrolase family protein, producing the protein MNTQDRYRGTVIGLAVCDALGTTLEFKPPGSFKPITDVVGGGPFGLKPGQWTDDTSMALCLAESLVEKRGFDPVDQLERYVRWYRQGHFGCTGRCFDIGGTTRSALETFIATHAPYCGSTNPHAAGNGSIMRLAPVPMFFASSAVEAIERSGDSSRTTHGASTCVDACRYMGGLIAGALNGVGKNDLLSDHWAPIPGYWHAHPLCPEIAEIAAGLFKLRNPPEIRGTGHVVRSLEAALWAFHKGNDFQEGALLAVNLGDDADTTGAVYGQIAGAFYGYDAIPKSWRDIVAMKDVILAFADKLHTLSSSGSVQGE
- a CDS encoding flavodoxin family protein yields the protein MKILGICGSPRGTKSQTRALLETLLAEAATKGAQVEFVDLGKARIGFCQACEACHKGPDCVLNDDCRAILRQMLEADGIVLASPVYLDHVTAQMKALLDRTSHFVHCLRLTGKYMAALTTSGGGGGEATMAFMKRYAVTVGAQFVGGVDARVPLSESDVVAAGRLGNELVAAISNKQSWPDQAQAIQSQQIRFRNLIAFHKDHWPYEYKYWQDKGWM
- a CDS encoding vWA domain-containing protein; this translates as MKTQKASQKDYVHMVVILDRTGSMDSIRDDTIGGFNTFLKKQQAEPGKATLSLIQFDSQDPYEVIHKFMPLADVPELTRETFVPRASTPLDAMGRGINDLEASLAAMPAKARPARVVMVIITDGQENSSREFTKGQVEKMVKVKQDKSDWQFVFLSADLAAINDAVKTGIKMCASMAFDKDAHGTSAAFFSASERISDYRANRVPAVSFNEEDRAQQKNEKKR